TGGGCAGGGCGCGTACTGCGGGAGGTTCATACATTAGCTTCGGCTTATGGATGGCGGGAAGCAGATATTTTGGCAATGAGTTCGCAGCGACGACGATTGTATTTGGAGATGATTGCAGAATGAGTGATTATCTAAGTCATTTGGTCGATCGGAGTTTTCAGCAGGCAACGGTACAGCCCCGCTTGGCATCGTTATTTGAGCCGTTGCCAGATCGCTCACCTGTCTTGGATTTGGATCTGCGGGAAGCAAATAGAGAAGACAGTTCCTCGGCACAGAGAGATTCTCTGGTTAATTCATCTCTTGATTCTTCAATTCGTTCTCCTGGATTAGACAAAGAAGTTTCCAGAGAAGGCACGATGCTAGCACCTCAGCTATCCCTAAAACAAAATTTTTCTTTGAATAAATCGCCGTCCGAATCTATGGTTTTGCGATTAGTTACAGAGGGCATTGTTTTACAGAATGAAGAATCATCCCCGACGATCGCTCAACCACAAGTTATTGAATCACCGCAACCATCAACATCTGTCGTCATTTATCCTCAAATTGCTCAGTCTCAAGTGATTCAGCCTTCAATGGGTTCGATAGAGAAACCACAGGCACTCACCGATCCAGCCACACCGACGATTCATGTGACAATTGGGCGCGTGGATGTGCGGGCAATGACTCCACCCTCAGCCCCCCGATCGCCTGCAAAACCCCCTCAGCCCCAATTATCCCTAGATGCTTATCTGCGATCGCGCCAGGGAGGACGAGGATGAGTAATGCCCTAGCGATCGGAGCGGTAACGGCTGTTATTAAGAGTCTGCTAGATAATCGCCTCAACGATCCCAGCGTCTCTAGCAGTTTGGGGAGTACAGTCGCCGTCACAGTGTTAGCTCCAGATTTAGTGGTGCCTAGCAATGGAGAACTTCAGGAAGATAAGCTCAATCTTTATCTCTATCAAGTTACACCCAACATCGGTTGGCGCAACGTTGGAATGCCGATGCGAGACGATCGAGGCGATCGCGTCAGTAATCCACCACTGGCAATCGATTTGCACTATCTCTTAACAGCGTATAGCAAAGAACCCTTTCATACCGAAATGCTTTTAGGCTATGGGATGCAACTACTGCATGAAATTGCCGTGTTGACCCGCAATGCAATTCGCACTGCCCTATTGAGCTTGCCTGTAAATTCCCAAGTTTTGGCAACAGCAGGACTGGCAGATCAGATTGAGCAAATCAAGATTTGTCCCCAGTCGATGAATCCTGAGGAAATGTCGAGGCTGTGGTCTGCTTTTCAGAGCCACTATCGACCCACAGTGGTCTATCAAGCATCTGTGGTGCTGATCGAAAGTCAACGTTCTACAAAATCAGCGTTGCCTGTTCAACAACGTCAGGTGTTTGTGCTGCCCTTCCGTCAACCCGTGATTGAGCAAGTGCTGTCATTAGAGGGTGCGAATCAGCCCTTTACACTGGGTAGCACGCTCGTAATTGTGGGACAGCAATTGCTAGCCAATTCCACCAAAATTCGGATTGGCGCGGTGGTTCTGCCCATCTTAATATCTAGCGACACGCGGGTGACTCTATTATTGGCAGCTCCACCCTTAGCAGTAGGAGATTTAAATGCATTGCGGGCGGGAGTGCAGACGGTGCAGATCATTCAAGATTTAATTTTGAATACCCAGCCCCATCACGGAGTTGAGTCAAATGTTGCGGCATTTGTGCTGCATCCAAAAATTGTTGGGGCGATCGCCCTCACCCCTATTCAAACTGATGCTGATGGCAACTCCTTCCGCATCGCCACCGCTACCCTAGACGTGATGGTAGGGCAAGCACAACGGGTGGTTTTACGGCTCAATCAGTCAGGCGGCGATCGCGCTTATTCTTTTACTGCCGACCCTCGCTCCAATGATACCCATGCTGTTCCGATTCGCATCACAGGCGTGGTGACAGGCACCTATCTCGTGAGGGTTCAAGTTGATGGAGCCGATAGTTTGCTGGATGTGGATACTAATCCCGCCAGTCCCACGTTTAACCAGTTTTTGGGTACGCCGAATTTGGTAATTCCATGATGACCCATTGGCAGCAAGTAAATCAACGTTATTTGGCAACGGCGATCGCCCGCATTCGCCAAAGTTTGCAGCGTTACATTGCCCAACAGCAAGACACCGAACCCGAAATAGACGCAGAACCAGAGGATTTGGCGGCGATCGCTGCAACTCTGCCCACCCTACCTGCCCTCGAAAAGTTGACAGTGGCATTTCAACTGACATCGTTTGAACGCGATATCTTAGTCCTCTGTGCTGGGGTAGAACTGAGCGCCTCCCTTGGTCAACTCTGTAGCATCATTCATAGCAGTCCCCAACTCGCCTATCCCACCTTTAGCTTGGCACTGGCGGCATTACCAGAATCCCATTGGAGCGCCTTAACGCCCGCTGCGCCCTTGCGACGTTGGCGGTTAATCGAAGTGAGCAACGGCGAAAGTCTGACTCAAAGCCGGATTCGCATTGATGAGCGAGTGTTGCATGATTTAGTGGGGATCTCTTATTTAGACGATCGCCTACAAGGATGGGTTACGCCGATTTCTGTGTTGGGTCAACTGCCGCCTTCCCATCGCTCACTAGCAGAGCAAATGGCAAAACAATGGTCAGACTTTCAGGGCAGCATTCTACCTGTTATTCAACTGTGCAATCGTGAACCAGGCAACGAGAATGCGTTCAGCATCGCTGCTGCCGCCTGTGCCCTCCTTGGTCTGCAACTTTATTCGCTTGCTGCTGCCGCCATTCCCGCCGCGATCGCCGAACGCGAAGCCCTCGCCCGTCTCTGGGAACGTGAAGCCCTCCTTAACCCCAGTGTCCTGCTGATTGATTGTGCAGAACTCGATCGCACCCACCGCCCCACCGTTTTGTCCTTTGTAGAAACGTTACAAAGCATCGTCATATTAACGCGCCGAGAACCCTTGCAGCTTCTTGCCACCCGTGGGATCATTTATCTTGATGTGAATCCGCTAAGTACAACAGAACAACTAGAGCTATGGCAAACGGCTTTGGGGACTGTCGATCTGAACGGACAGTTGGAAGGATTGGTAAGTCAATTTAAACTGAATCCCCTTAGCATTCAATCGGTTTGTGCATCGGTTTATTCAGAAGACAGCCCACCTGAGAGCGATCGCCTTTGGGATGCCTGCCGTCAACAATCGCGATCGCGCCTCGACGATTTGGCGCAATCTATTCGAGCGATCGCCACTTGGCAAGATTTGGTCTTGCCCGATCCGCAACTGCAGCTTTTGCGCGAGATTGTAGCACAAGTGAGACAGCGAATTCGCGTCTATGAAACCTGGGAATTTGCCGTGCGTGGCTCCAATGGTCTAGGGATTAGTGCGCTGTTTGCGGGAGCTAGCGGCACAGGGAAAACACTGGCAGCGGAGGTATTAGCCCATGAGCTACGGTTAGATTTATATCGAATTGACCTAAGCCAGGTGGTGAGTAAATATATTGGCGAAACAGAGAAGAATTTACGACAGGTGTTTGATGCTGCCGAAGCCAGCGGAGCCATTTTATTATTTGACGAAGCCGATGCGCTGTTTGGTAAACGCAGCGAGGTGAAAGATTCTCACGATCGCTACGCCAACATTGAGGTGAGTTATCTGCTGCAAAAGATGGAGTCTTATCGGGGACTAGCAATTCTGACTACAAACTTAAAAAATGCGATCGACTCAGCATTTCTCCGGCGCATTCGCTTTGTCGTGCAATTTCCCTTCCCCGATGCGGTTCAGCGTATTGCAATCTGGCAAGGGATGTTTTCTCCCAAACTGCCAACCATTGATCTCGACTTCACCAAACTGGCACGACTGAACATCACTGGCGGCAATATTCGTAATATTGCCTTGAATGCCGCATTCCTCGCCGCCAACGATGGAGAATCATTGCAAATGAAACATCTTCTGCAAGCTGCTCAGGGCGAATATGCAAAGTTAGAAAAACCATTCACTGAAGTAGAAATGGGAGGTTGGTTATGAACGTTGAATTACACATTGAAGAGTTGGTGCTGCATGGGTTTGAGCCGGGCGATCGCGATCGCATTGGTGAAGCAGTACAGCAAGAATTAACCCGACTGTTTGCACAAGGGATGCCGCCTTCTCTAGTGCAGGGTGGAGAGATTGGACGGTTGGATGGGGGAGGGTTTGAGATGAATGCGGGTATGCAGAGTGGGGCGATCGGGGTTCAAATTGCCCAGTCAATTTATGGAGGACTTTGACAATGAGCAGCAAAACTCAAGCCCCAGTCAACGCCACCACTAAACCCTCCTTGAGTGCTGATAAATCTGGGCTGTTGCAACGCAAATGTGCTTGTGGCAAGTCAGCAGGGCTAACAGGTGAATGTGCTACGTGCCAGAAGGAAAAACTGACCCTACAGCGAAAACAAACTGCTACTCAGGATGATGTTTCTGAAGTACCGCCGATCGCTCATGAAATTCTCCCATTACCGCGCGTTCCGATGATGCAGACCAAACTCACCATTGGCGCGAGTAATGATCCACTGGAACAGGAAGCAGACCGAATTGCCGATCAGGTGTTAGCAGCACCCGCGCATCCAGCTGTTAGCGTTGCGCCACCGCGCATCCAGCGCTTTACGGGGCAACCAACTGGGCAGACGGATGTGGCAGCCCCCGCCAGCGTAGACCGCGTTTTGTCGAGTCCTGGCAGTCCGCTGGAGCCTGCGTTACAGCAAGATATGGAACAGCGCTTTGGTTACGACTTTTCGCGGGTGCGGATACATACTGATGCGGCGGCTGTGCGATCGGCGCAGGACGTAAACGCCAATGCCTACACGGTGGGACACAACATAGTGTTTGGTATAGATCAGTACTCGCCTGAGACGCACGAGGGGCAGAGCTTGATTGCCCATGAACTTACACATGTTTTACAGCAAAGCCAAGGGAGTTCCATTGCTACTATATTTTTGCAACGAGATCCTAACGACAACCAGTTAACTCCTAAAGATCGACAACTGGCTTGCGTAGTAAGACGAGGCGGTTGCTCATCTGGTACTTATAGCCGTGACGGAGGAACTGCTGATGAGGATATTCCTAAATACAACAAGATATGTAGAGACGAGGAGAAAACTAATTACGATGGGTCTGACATCAAGCCAACGCCAGATGAGTGCAATAACCCCCCCAAGGAGCCTTTGCCAGCCGGAGCAAAGATTCTACTGGGAGCTTTTTTAGTAGTAGGTTCTGGGCTAGCTATTGCAGCTGTTGCCGTCACAGCTGAAGCTATTATACCGATTGTCATTGCTAGTATCGTAGAAACTGGTACAACTGGTTACGCTTTTTACCTTGCAAACGCCTTTGCTGTCAACGAAATCGGACTTTTTACTGCTGGGCTATTAATGTCCTGTGAAGGAAATGTTCTTGGGCTGCTCCATGCCATCACAACCGATCCTGAACAAGCAATCAAGATATTGGCTGAAGTCTACATCCTCCATACAAGCATCAGTGTCAATAATGGATCTCCACGATCGGCGACAGTTCCTGTAAAACTGCTTCCGCCAAGTGAGCAGCAGGCGAACTCGGAGAAGATTAGGTTCAAGACTGTGGGTCCACCACATTTCGAGGATACAAAACCGCCTGAACCCATTACCCCTCCAGCCCGACAACTCACCCAAGGGCAAAACCCACCCATTACACCTCCAGCCCGACAACTTACCCAAGGGCAAAACCCACCCATTACACCTCCAGCACGACAACTCACCCAAGGGCAAAACCCACCCATTACACCTCCAGCCCGACAACTTACCCAAGGGCAAAACCCACCCATTACCCCTCCAGCCCGACAACTCACCCAAAGTACATATACAGGTACAGGGGCAGGTGAGGTTCTGGGAGAAATACCTCCTAGTGATTTACCTAAAACATTAGCTCCCAATCTAAAACCTGGGGATCCTGGTGCCTATAAAGGTATAAAGCCATATTTTGGAAGCATGGTACAACAGCCAGCAGCAAAAATATTGCAAAGACGTTTTTCTTCTTCTAAACTCAACTTTGACAACATAGAGCCAAGTAAAAATGGCCCAGATGTTGTTTGGGAAGGTGGAAAAGACCCAGGATTCGATCTCGCGGATCTTAAAGCAGGTGAGGGAGAATTTAATAAGTTTACAAAGCAAGCTCAAAGTTGGGTAGAGCTCAGAGGAAAGCCTCTTAGAGTAGCTATGATAGTGATTGCAGAAAATGGAGCAGTTTATACTTACTACATAGGTACATTTTCACCATAGCAGTTTATGAGTTGCAGCTAATTACACCTAACCAGGTGAAGGAAACAGGGTGATCGTACTTTGGGCTAAGGAGAAAGGAGCGATCGCGGATATGTTATTTGGGAAGGGGGCGATCACAGGTTAGGTGATGGGAAAGCGATCGCCTGCTACAATCAAAAGCCCTTATTCATTGCAACCTCTCTACTGGAATGAGCGATCATGAACCTCAAGTACTAGGACTTCCCTATCGCTGGCAGGAAATCCAAGCAGTAGTGCGATCGCACGCTTTACCTAACATCATGCAGAAACATATCAAACATTTCGCCCTGTCCGTAAAATAAACTATCGTTAAGCTTTGGCATGAAAAGTAACAAAATTAACCAGATATATAGATAGAAGCGGTATTTTACTAATAATTCAGATTTCATGCAGGCATGTCCCATGACTTCTTTTCCCGGTTCTCCCCGCCTACTCAAAGGCGGCATTGTTCTCCTTGATTCGGAAACCTCTGCGGTGAGGCGGGTCATTAACCTGCAATATAATCCCGATACTCTCAGCCGCAGTTTACAACTTCAAAGCACCAGTAACGATAGTGGCGATCGCGCTGAAGCTCTGCGCCTGAAAGGGCCCCCTGTCGAGACTATTAAGCTGGATGCAGAAATTGATATTGCCGATCAATTGGAATGGATCGATCAACATCCCGAAGTCGCCCAACTTGGCATTTACCCGCAATTAGCAGCACTCGAAACCTTGGTTTATCCTACTAGCGGTCAGTTGCAAAACCAGAATCGATTGGCGCAGTCTGGCACGCTAGAAGTGTTGCCCATGCTGGCACCGCTAACTCTATTTGTCTGGAGCAAAAACCGCGTTATTCCGGTGCGTTTAACGGACTTTAGTATTACCGAAGAAGCCTTCGATCCATTACTCAACCCAATGCGTGCCAAGGTGAGTTTGGGAATGCGGGTGTTTAGTGTAAATGATTTGGGATTCGAGACCAAAGGCGGTGGGTTATTTATGACCTACTTGCAACAAAAAGAGCAACTAGCAATGAAGAGCCAGGGCGGTACACTCAGCGCTTTTGGTTTGGGAGGGATACCATGACAGACGTATTTCCCATGACTAGCCGTTATCACGGGGTTGAGATTGCCACGTTCACCTCAGCAACCGGGCGATCGCTCGCCTATTTACGTCGGCGGATTATTCCGCCACCAGAGCAGTTTGCGCTGCTGCAAGAACACAGGGTTGTGGAGGGCGATCGCCTCGATAACTTGGCTGCACAATATTTAGGCGACCCCGAACAGTTTTGGCAAATCTGTGATGCCAATGCCGCCATTCGTCCTCAAGATTTAACTGCAATGGTCGATCGACGGTTACGCAT
This Nostoc sp. C052 DNA region includes the following protein-coding sequences:
- a CDS encoding DUF4157 domain-containing protein, whose product is MSSKTQAPVNATTKPSLSADKSGLLQRKCACGKSAGLTGECATCQKEKLTLQRKQTATQDDVSEVPPIAHEILPLPRVPMMQTKLTIGASNDPLEQEADRIADQVLAAPAHPAVSVAPPRIQRFTGQPTGQTDVAAPASVDRVLSSPGSPLEPALQQDMEQRFGYDFSRVRIHTDAAAVRSAQDVNANAYTVGHNIVFGIDQYSPETHEGQSLIAHELTHVLQQSQGSSIATIFLQRDPNDNQLTPKDRQLACVVRRGGCSSGTYSRDGGTADEDIPKYNKICRDEEKTNYDGSDIKPTPDECNNPPKEPLPAGAKILLGAFLVVGSGLAIAAVAVTAEAIIPIVIASIVETGTTGYAFYLANAFAVNEIGLFTAGLLMSCEGNVLGLLHAITTDPEQAIKILAEVYILHTSISVNNGSPRSATVPVKLLPPSEQQANSEKIRFKTVGPPHFEDTKPPEPITPPARQLTQGQNPPITPPARQLTQGQNPPITPPARQLTQGQNPPITPPARQLTQGQNPPITPPARQLTQSTYTGTGAGEVLGEIPPSDLPKTLAPNLKPGDPGAYKGIKPYFGSMVQQPAAKILQRRFSSSKLNFDNIEPSKNGPDVVWEGGKDPGFDLADLKAGEGEFNKFTKQAQSWVELRGKPLRVAMIVIAENGAVYTYYIGTFSP
- a CDS encoding ATP-binding protein, with translation MMTHWQQVNQRYLATAIARIRQSLQRYIAQQQDTEPEIDAEPEDLAAIAATLPTLPALEKLTVAFQLTSFERDILVLCAGVELSASLGQLCSIIHSSPQLAYPTFSLALAALPESHWSALTPAAPLRRWRLIEVSNGESLTQSRIRIDERVLHDLVGISYLDDRLQGWVTPISVLGQLPPSHRSLAEQMAKQWSDFQGSILPVIQLCNREPGNENAFSIAAAACALLGLQLYSLAAAAIPAAIAEREALARLWEREALLNPSVLLIDCAELDRTHRPTVLSFVETLQSIVILTRREPLQLLATRGIIYLDVNPLSTTEQLELWQTALGTVDLNGQLEGLVSQFKLNPLSIQSVCASVYSEDSPPESDRLWDACRQQSRSRLDDLAQSIRAIATWQDLVLPDPQLQLLREIVAQVRQRIRVYETWEFAVRGSNGLGISALFAGASGTGKTLAAEVLAHELRLDLYRIDLSQVVSKYIGETEKNLRQVFDAAEASGAILLFDEADALFGKRSEVKDSHDRYANIEVSYLLQKMESYRGLAILTTNLKNAIDSAFLRRIRFVVQFPFPDAVQRIAIWQGMFSPKLPTIDLDFTKLARLNITGGNIRNIALNAAFLAANDGESLQMKHLLQAAQGEYAKLEKPFTEVEMGGWL
- a CDS encoding DUF4255 domain-containing protein, producing MSNALAIGAVTAVIKSLLDNRLNDPSVSSSLGSTVAVTVLAPDLVVPSNGELQEDKLNLYLYQVTPNIGWRNVGMPMRDDRGDRVSNPPLAIDLHYLLTAYSKEPFHTEMLLGYGMQLLHEIAVLTRNAIRTALLSLPVNSQVLATAGLADQIEQIKICPQSMNPEEMSRLWSAFQSHYRPTVVYQASVVLIESQRSTKSALPVQQRQVFVLPFRQPVIEQVLSLEGANQPFTLGSTLVIVGQQLLANSTKIRIGAVVLPILISSDTRVTLLLAAPPLAVGDLNALRAGVQTVQIIQDLILNTQPHHGVESNVAAFVLHPKIVGAIALTPIQTDADGNSFRIATATLDVMVGQAQRVVLRLNQSGGDRAYSFTADPRSNDTHAVPIRITGVVTGTYLVRVQVDGADSLLDVDTNPASPTFNQFLGTPNLVIP
- a CDS encoding LysM domain-containing protein is translated as MTDVFPMTSRYHGVEIATFTSATGRSLAYLRRRIIPPPEQFALLQEHRVVEGDRLDNLAAQYLGDPEQFWQICDANAAIRPQDLTAMVDRRLRITLPAGVPGVPYA